The following is a genomic window from Aphis gossypii isolate Hap1 chromosome X, ASM2018417v2, whole genome shotgun sequence.
cctttttatttaaaaaagaaaagaaaatggtTTGGTAGTCGTCATCAGATTAATTATAAGACAacagaaaatattgaatttttaaaagaagtaattataacatttaatttattgatgttcTATGTACGctgtaattaatcaattacctaataattattttagattgcaTACCTCGATCATAAAGATGAAATTCTGAATTATATAGAGTCTGTAAAAACTGAACATAGAATTCAAGTGgaacaagtaaaatatttaaagcaatATATCGTTAATGTGATATTTAATTGatgttaattatcatttttataggcTAAGTGTATTGGCAATCTAAACGCTTGTGAATGCTGTCTCGATAATGAACTATTAACTACTGAAGTGTTTTCATGTCCAGCTGGACATACATTTTGTTCTTcttgtataaaaaagtaaagtatTTAACAGTCAAGTATTGtaggttattttttcattattatttattttatttatacatatatatttatagaggtACAGAAGTTGCAGTTGGTGGAGGTAAGGTGGATATTAAGTGCTTTGCTAATTGTGATGAAGAATTCAATCTAACAATGATAaaagtaagtatttattttttattacttagttGTTTGTCAATCGactaataatttgtgtattttcAGAGTATTGTTGATGACAAACTATATCAACGTATTATGAGTTTGAAGCAAGCACAAGAAATTAAAGCAGCTGGCATTGAAGGACTTGAAACTTGTGCATTTTGTGATTATTCTGTTATTTTATCCCCCGATCTCAAGATTATTAACTGTTTGAATCCTGAATGCAAAAAAGAAACTTGCAGGTAAGaaaattgtagtttttttttttttttttattgaacattattaCATCAGCTACTATGgtcattagttattagttgatgttatatttacatgtaAACTTAAGTTAGAATAAattcatgtttatattaagttatatttgtgtattgtatatattaaatcaggAGTGgactaaacaattatatagtgaaccagtgttatattatgttcaaaacaATCTAAATTGCTGGaagatttattttgtagacactaatttttttttatgtcacaACAGTGAGCATGTAAATGAATTCGGCCTACATTGTTTAGACATAAATCTTACTCTGATTATTCTCGGCCTTTAGACACAAAGTTACAGCACCTATTCTATTTTGTGTTAAATcatcaatttattacaatcatttattattttattggtatattgtattgaaataaattattaagtattatgctCTATATTAAAAAGCCATTTGGcgttaattctaataaaataaaataatcaaataacttattatttgtgtattctaagattttttttttattattaatattgttttcttttgttCGTcgtgtgtaaataaaataatatgtattgaaatCTTTAGGAAATGTCGAGAAGAAAGTCATTTGCCATACAGATGTGATCAAATAGAAAGAGCACCAGAAGTAGAAGTCAGAACTatgattgaaaacaaaatgacTGAAGTACTCATAAGGTATCTAACCAAGTTAGATTTATAGTtgacattttgataattatagtaacattattttatacatctataattTCTTTTGCTTATTCAATAtagaatttgttattattgtaaacgtaAGTTTGTCAAGGGAGATGGATGCAACAAAATGACTTGCAGTTGTGGTAAACAAATGTGTTACATATGTAGACAGCCAGttgattctaaaaattatgctCATTTTTACAACGAgaaagtgataaaaaataggtaggttTTATTgacaactaataaattatataatattgaaaaatgtatacgtttgttattgattattagGTGCCCAATGTTCACGgatgaaaatattgtacatgctACTGCTGTAGAAGCAGCTGCTAGATTGATAATCAATGAACTGAAAATTACGAAACCAGAATTGTTGAGGAATATTGATATCAACAAGATTTTGCCGGCattaaaaaatccaaataaGATTCCAACTACTCAGCAATCTGCTTTAGCTATAAATAAACTAGTCGCTACAATTATTGGTGAAAACGTTGAAGATATTAATAATCTCAAAGATATGAGTGAGTTGTTGtcctattttaatgtttttaaagcatattattgatatattttaatttaattgttttctagGATCATTGGGACCGCAAGTTAAAAAACCTAAGCATTGAATTGCCTTACCATCAGCAGATTTGTTAATATtgcaaatgtttataaatgtgaCTAGTTATAAAGTACAATTTTCAGACCAgtgttcttaatttttatttgcatactttcaagttgatattttttaattaaatcttggccattctttattatattatataatttaaagaattaatatttatatataatttaatcaaattgaaATTGGATATGTCatcagaataaaaattatcttacatttccaaattattttttattattatttttttccacttttagctttattttagatttaaaaaagtttattctAATCATTAAGTTATAACCAAAACAGTATCACttgaataatgtattacatacaAGTTGATATATGACGGTCAAttgatttatgttaaaatcatGAAGAATCTTTTAGACTTGAAGCGATttaagtgaataataatttaattcagacTGTATCGGTGTaggtgataaattatttacattgtcaaagtaaaaaattacagtcatcaaaaattaaaaataaatcaaatgcaaccaatttgattgtttttttaggACTACCATCTTGTAAATATTCCTTTGCGCCtacaataaaactatttaactatacTATTACTCATCTaagtaaagtttttaaaataattgtttactattagccataaattattagtaaaggttgtaaatgttttactgaatcttataaattacattctttaacaatatttaaaaaattaatttgttatgtcattgtgtattaatttaatacttgcctaatacttataataaattaaattatgttttaattatattaactgatATAATTGTTCTAATATACTTAGTTGTTACAGcactaatatcaataatattttaatatctatgtttgtataatatcgtaacaaaaaaaaaaatatacgtattcatgtacttattttattttattattattataaaattaatttaatttattttaaaacgtttaataaatagcataagttcaaatattcatattgtaaaaattatatcaaaaatatagtggaaataattaattcatactattttatttcggTTTAGAAGTTGTAATTTGTAGGTACATTGTTTTATAGTATGCCGAACTAGAAATCTAAACTATTGAATGgtgttaaataatcaaaaatttaaattgcagATCTGGTCAATTTTAGggaaaatgtacataatatttttatatttattttcaaatgcatatcaagcatatattattattatataacaaaactgattttttgttctttacctatgtattttaaataatattgaatataaaactcaatattattttttgcaagtatttattatcatgtatTGATTAAGTCAAATGCTAACGGTGTGATgtccatttaaaataagatacaatattattgtattgtcaataagttataaattaaatttatctttaatctatttatagtttatttgttaGGAAATGCTTTGTACACAATTGACAATTTATAGTATTCTTCATGatgtttttttggaattttgatcatatttttgaatactaaAATTCTTTCATGCACATTTTGCCTAACTCTCTACCCATGAAGTATGAACCTTattcaaaagttataataatatgaatcaaCACGATCGAAAGATTTTCAGAGATATTGAAAACTGGATGAGAAACTTCAGCATTATCGCCATTTTACAAGAGAGTAATGTATGAGCTTCAGTTAGAATCTGaatagttaaatacattttagttattttaacaaatcatcatttaaaatatattaacataatgtaGATAcagacaataaataatttttaaatatttggttttcaGTTATCctgatatgaaaaaataatatcaagtaACGTTAAACAGTAGGTAATagggtttaaatttttaaaacttgttatcaatttttatggtTAATTACTTATGAAATACCTAAACGGCTAAACAATATTACCAGTAAGTAGAATAATggaaattacaaataaaaaagaaaatttacatCAAAATTGTGAGaagtaaataggtaaataactattgtaaagatatataattaatattgaatttggcAAAGTAAAAAGGACCATTCTTTCTATGGTTTTTCATAGAGCATCTAAACCATtatcagtatttaaaattgttccaaaaatgttaagtatttattttattataatttattcagatttacatttttatcattaataaattaatagagtacatagtatatttcaatactagactaatattgaaataacttAGGTATGTTACTTATGTGcactttaaaataacatttgtaaataaacgtaccttttattcttttttaagaTATCCTGTAGACagtttattaatcatttatttttatatatatttaatattgtgaagaaagaaacaattgtttttttaatcaaatattcatgtcaatattttatgaaaatgtattaaagtatTGGTAATGTATCatgttacttaaattaaaaaaaatttctggcaacgtttataacttataattaagttcatgtttaacattattttgattcatattaacatggataagttattaaaaaattaaaactttttacagTTAATCAGTAATCATACGGAACATAAAATTGGCATTTACAACATTGACGACATTGAATTTAAACATTCGAAAGTgatttttgatgtatttattactttactagattatgttttttaaaaaacttattttttttgtttttctcatttataacattagtaatatttaagttaaataaatatggtcAACTTTGAAGTTTAAtgatatcaaaaatttttcaaatttaatagttatatttgtgttttgtctaaaatattattttttattagttattattttaagttgatttatattaatcaatctTCTTACTGACATTGATAATtcctaatttttttcataaagttACAGTTCCTTATTATTCATCAGACAACATTAATTAGTCCTTCAGacatattgagtaaaatgtaaaatattacagaagttatgtaaatgaaaaatacacaattttttactGTTGAGCATCTTTCCAcaatcttatataattaaatgtttaaaatacttggtactgctattttgttttttcttcacCTACAAAATCAAGCCTTTAGTATTGACTTAGGTTCTGTACAACTAATATCACTagataatggtttttaaaataatttacacgaCCATTTCTAATCGATTAATACaactgtttttattgtttaaattattgttttttattcaaatgtatgGAATTCCATTTCTTTTATTGTTGTCTTCCaactctatattattttgatattaataaaaaacaattattctaATGCCGCTGCTCCAGAAATAATTTCAATCAATTCTCTGGTGATCACAGCCTGTCTGGTTCGGTTGAATGTCAAAGTCAGCTTGCCAATCATTTCagctaaataaaatgcattgacaatgagtattttttaaatatgaaaaaatattatataaataatacatcagtAATAGAATTTAAGTTACCTGCGTTCTTGCTGGCATTGTCCATAGCTGTCATTCTTGATGATTGTTCACTGCAAGCAGACTCTTTCAttgtgtagtataataaagCAGCAACTGTAAATTCTTGGTATGATTCCATAACACCTTGATCAATACTGTCATACAACTGTAACTTTGGTGCAGCTAACATTGTTTTAGCGCTCAACAATGGTACTTCTTCGGTTTGATAAGACACAACAGTTCTTTAAACAAatgatttacaattaaaaatataatttgttattgacATCAGTAATaaaggtaattaaataatttttaagataatatacttgaatcggttgtaaacaatttttccaCTGTTGAAATCCAACTGGATCAATTCATTGGCCACTTTGGATGCGTCCAAAAATGTGGGTGGTTTGCGGCCAACTTCATTAGCCACCACAGCAATATTTTGAGCATACAGTCTGTTTACATTAatcatgtattaaataattttctaaatttaaaataacgattaaaaaaggcaaattttttatcagataATACATGACATTATCTAGACAGTTAAACCTTtagtttaacttataatttatacaattcgtGTATTctgtgcattattatttttaatatcactttttgattagtaaaattatttcaagtcatattctataaaatttaaatttaaaatacttttaagttttcgtttattttacaatcaaaattcatcaatcaagttgtaattaaataaataaaaaaaatataattcaaataaagctCTacgttaataacaatttttagcaataaatttattatacataaaatgttgcACTAGTACAGACCCATGagtaaaaaatgcatttatttgaGTAATTGATGGATCAATAATTACATGTTTCATAAACTgaattcaacaaaatatattaattaaaaggttatgtaaatatattaaatatagcaagccaatttttttttataaaataatatgaataaaaacaaaattgaggtattaaactattattttaatgaattttcgtTTATCTTAACCCTAGAACACACGCTACAAGTCAAAAAGACCgggcttttataattttgttcattgcttcaaaaatatgaaatattaatctaaCACAACCTAGGTACCTTCTAATTAGgtgataaactaaaattagatACAACTCccaattgtataaaatttgatgCCTGTACTATAGAAGGGTTCaaagttcattatttattgaaaaaactgtGAGTggtatactacaatataaccttatatatatttgatatatttatatcttatatgaaagttgaatttgtttaaattaagtatcaaTAGAAacatttgacaatttttatttatttaaaagcaatataataatgattatttcaatttatcgaGTTGAAAAAGACCAAGTGCGTAGAATCTCGTGGATATTTTTAACGCGTGTAATctaggattaaaaatacaaaatatttaagtataaaataatactaatgatttaaatacgcTTAActggatttaattttaataataaccaacctatcgtttgaatttatttaaaagaaatacaataatacattttcaatttatcttATGTATACTATGATGTATACCTATCTGtttcttttgtattttacagtaaaaaaaaaagatgataatatacctacttatacttcattataaagatattatcagtatatattaaagttatatcattaaatactgaaaaaaattacaaatcaaataatgtttatacacatcaatattaatactaacagttaaattactaaaataattttaaacatttaatgttaattcatttttttgtttttagtaataataaaaatgttactatagaggggtaaattttaattaaatagtatttaatagatgaaaattaaaaatgtataaagaacTAAATTTTTGTCAGCTCtatcaacataatttatttttataccaaatgttaaaaatcatatgacttatgatttataaatgtaattctaCATTAAGTCAAGTgagaaataattgtatgactaaaatcaataatgtgtacaaatagtaatacacaaataaagcagattaatattaaattttaattatttgattctaTCGTAATACCTCTGCAAAAGTGCACGAGACTTGTCACCCACACAGAATACTTTTGATTGAGGAGACTCAACAGCTTCTGCACCCAATTCGTTACGAATGGTTTTCGCAACGTTTGTGTGGACTGCGCCACAAAGACCACGATCAGATGTTATagcaacaattaatttattgttgttaccATCATCCACTGCTTCGGTGGCACCAGACTTTTCATAAAATGCCTAAGAAAagataatacacattaaatagatatatgaCTTTTTGACTCTTAGCATATATAGTAATTTGGTACTTTTCGGTTATCCCTGCTACCGGCCAATGCCGCTAATGACTACCACTGGTCTAATTCTGTTTCTAGACTACATATACATCCACTGTCTTCAGTCAATCACAACTATCTAaccaaataactattattttaataattactaacagtttttgacaaaattatggGCATTGTTTTTTAACCCAGTGACCATGGATTGATTAATTTGTACCTGTGACCTACCTTAAGTGCTGTTGCATAGCAAATCGAGGGAAATTTTAGTTTGCGAGTGGCAACGCTGGCATCTAATTCTCAGACGGTTATTTGGTTAAATTCATGTGGTGTCAAAAAGCACAATAATCCatttaaaagtgttttaaattgaatggcTGAACATTTTCCTCCTCGAAGTTAGTTATTAGTTGTTTATTaagttagttataaatttagaatccatttttttaaattatgtcatATAAAGAAAGGTAGTAGCAATTATGTGATAATAAGtcacactataatatacattatattagatacataAATGACAAATTCATGTTGATCGTGACTTTGAGGAGGTAGTCGGGATAATGAAATTGTGACTTGTCGTAGTCGGGATAAACGAAAAGTACCAGTAATTTGATACATTGTaaagactatatttttatttatattattatcattacgatTTACCTTAACACCTTCACCGTACGGACGAGCTTGACGTAGTTCACGTTCAGCTCTAGCGTACTTGGCGGCGGACACCATCTTCATGGACTGCgtgattttttgaatattcgtCACAGATTTTAAGCGCATCGAAATTTGTTTCAGAGTGGCCATGTTACGGTTTTGCTGTTGACCGGCGGCGGCGCCCTTCCTGCAGACGCATAGGAAACAATAAGCGCAATATTAATAAGATGCATCGAGAACGCAAGCGAAT
Proteins encoded in this region:
- the LOC126552039 gene encoding uncharacterized protein LOC126552039 gives rise to the protein MAMRAGTALSFENPTTLKNCISYSKFDNYGWQTLYINYMSNVMKIINIHGDIRVSRLYLLIQLDVKKNNLDDTLKTLEREEILIQPPESIQLTYNIKEIIKDADPIYLDLVGEYYAYDNEKLYEFIGQITTNKKIYPRLKEYNERVNHLATIKSLRDDFKVQEFLKMCPDPVNYFTNIKLNSINTHYNESLSYLSNRFDLLPLDKLRDELPKHGFNLSKTVDSLVADPKPFYLKKKRKWFGSRHQINYKTTENIEFLKEIAYLDHKDEILNYIESVKTEHRIQVEQAKCIGNLNACECCLDNELLTTEVFSCPAGHTFCSSCIKKGTEVAVGGGKVDIKCFANCDEEFNLTMIKSIVDDKLYQRIMSLKQAQEIKAAGIEGLETCAFCDYSVILSPDLKIINCLNPECKKETCRKCREESHLPYRCDQIERAPEVEVRTMIENKMTEVLIRICYYCKRKFVKGDGCNKMTCSCGKQMCYICRQPVDSKNYAHFYNEKVIKNRCPMFTDENIVHATAVEAAARLIINELKITKPELLRNIDINKILPALKNPNKIPTTQQSALAINKLVATIIGENVEDINNLKDMRSLGPQVKKPKH
- the LOC126552040 gene encoding ATP synthase subunit gamma, mitochondrial-like — its product is MMMISKPTTMVVCLKGAAAGQQQNRNMATLKQISMRLKSVTNIQKITQSMKMVSAAKYARAERELRQARPYGEGVKAFYEKSGATEAVDDGNNNKLIVAITSDRGLCGAVHTNVAKTIRNELGAEAVESPQSKVFCVGDKSRALLQRLYAQNIAVVANEVGRKPPTFLDASKVANELIQLDFNSGKIVYNRFKTVVSYQTEEVPLLSAKTMLAAPKLQLYDSIDQGVMESYQEFTVAALLYYTMKESACSEQSSRMTAMDNASKNAAEMIGKLTLTFNRTRQAVITRELIEIISGAAALE